Proteins from one Bacteroides zhangwenhongii genomic window:
- a CDS encoding hybrid sensor histidine kinase/response regulator transcription factor, translating to MKKLLCILVVSILSQVIFAAPRYHFSNLSVKDGLSQLNVTCIYQDKQGYMWFGTRNGLNKFNGNSFEIFWNHADDPHSISSNTIACITEDAEANLWIGTENGLNKLDKSRNSFKRYYLTHKAGSMNNKILSLYLDKENILWVGTLSGLFIYEPESDNLKAVPIKELVDNSISAILEKDNELYLASSRNGLLIYDKQKKRVARSFRTDSKILPISSNYLKDIYIDKKDNIWLGTYKDGVCVIKHDLSEIVHYNTSNGLSNNNIRCIKESPSGEMWIGTFDGLNIVNPVTSRILTYKYGEQGTLTHHSVYSILFDRMQTIWIGTYAGGADYYNPYGHLFDFYNPGVALNTNPGILGPSIEYNGTLYISSEGGGLIAFDLEQQTFQQYKLPQHTGTSPQSIFKTIYLDGNRILCGTGQGEVYEFNLHSQQFSLFYQTTDRRPIYHISRSRSGHIIIGGISMGEGLVFLSNDGTHTIQTEFPVKGKGNVHFSHVICVCEVDNDVYLIGTKSDGLFCYDKINRTLIAYDRTNGLAATSISSILKDRSGRIWISSVDGGLSELSLSTGKFTTYNENNGLLNNQVCKVVEGNDNTLWLTTLNGISNLDLRTRNIINYGQESGIQVQEFSPCAGIRLSDNRIFFAGNNGFTLFNPSDIITNPNIPPIILDKLYINNTLIQPNDKAGILKESISTQKKIVLKYNQTNIMIEYCALNYIFNNKNQYAYKLDGFDSDWNEVGSRRTAYYTNIPAGTYHFVVKGSNNDGIWNEQGTALEIIVLPPLWKTWWAYLFYSTIAIALIAFIIRYFTEKRRLQNNIRLKQMEAEVHEEYYQERNRLFTNFSHELRTPLTLIIAPLEEFVKRTDLAEDIHYKIQLMLRNAQRLLRIVNNLMDLQKNESGTMKLQVSENDIVKFTHEAVASFQDLALYRNIHLKFKHSVDRQPLWFDWNMLEKVYFNFLSNAFKNVPDGGSVLVEMDIKPLSELSIFVPAKLNRYKNDEIRYLTVSIQDNGVGIAPDELEKIFRPFYQVAQNEHSKSGTGIGLSLSKAIIEMHHGIVWAENAIGSGAIFRFVLPIDKSCFAPEAIVESTDNASVSFNVELPDTAFEPENSGKKQSTILVVEDNRDLNNYICSCLADKYNVVGVTNGEDALSKAVNLLPNLIITDLMMPKMNGIELIQRLKKDMNTSHIPIIMVTAKTGTDDIKEGYAAGADEYITKPFDASILKIRVDNLIQSREKLKDLYSKNFSLESLGVDVTSVDEKFMQKLYATLQQNISNSDLNLDAFCKELGLSKSNLYRKIKQITGYSPNEFIRNFRLETAAKMLKETDMTITEVYCAVGYNSLAYFSNCFKALYGMSPTEFKNKQEGK from the coding sequence ATGAAAAAGCTACTATGTATTTTAGTCGTTTCTATACTTTCGCAAGTCATTTTTGCGGCTCCAAGATATCATTTCTCCAATTTATCCGTCAAAGACGGGCTATCGCAGTTGAACGTCACCTGCATATACCAAGACAAACAGGGATATATGTGGTTCGGCACACGCAACGGGCTGAATAAATTCAATGGGAACTCTTTCGAGATCTTCTGGAATCACGCCGACGACCCTCATAGTATCAGCAGTAACACTATTGCCTGCATCACCGAAGATGCAGAAGCCAACTTATGGATCGGTACGGAAAACGGCTTAAACAAACTCGATAAAAGCAGGAATAGTTTCAAACGGTACTACCTTACGCACAAGGCCGGTTCAATGAACAATAAAATCCTATCGCTTTACCTTGATAAAGAGAATATATTATGGGTAGGAACTCTTTCAGGTCTCTTCATATACGAACCCGAATCGGACAATCTGAAAGCGGTTCCCATTAAAGAGTTGGTTGATAATTCCATCAGTGCCATTCTGGAAAAGGACAACGAACTGTATCTCGCTTCCAGCAGAAACGGACTCCTGATTTACGATAAACAGAAAAAACGGGTAGCCCGTTCTTTCCGGACGGATTCCAAAATCCTGCCCATCAGTTCCAATTACCTCAAGGATATCTATATCGACAAGAAAGATAATATATGGCTGGGGACTTATAAGGACGGTGTATGCGTCATTAAACACGATTTGTCGGAAATAGTGCATTATAATACCTCAAACGGATTATCCAACAATAATATCCGTTGTATCAAAGAATCTCCTTCGGGCGAAATGTGGATAGGGACTTTCGACGGACTCAACATCGTCAATCCGGTGACAAGCCGAATCTTGACATACAAATATGGCGAACAGGGAACACTGACCCATCACTCTGTGTATAGTATCCTTTTCGACAGAATGCAGACCATCTGGATCGGGACTTATGCCGGAGGAGCCGACTATTACAATCCTTACGGACATCTGTTTGACTTTTATAATCCGGGAGTTGCCTTAAATACCAATCCTGGTATCTTAGGTCCATCCATTGAATACAACGGAACACTGTATATCAGCTCCGAAGGTGGCGGTTTAATTGCTTTCGATCTGGAACAACAGACTTTCCAGCAATATAAGTTACCACAACATACCGGAACTTCCCCCCAAAGTATATTCAAAACCATCTATTTGGACGGAAACCGTATCTTATGTGGAACCGGTCAGGGAGAAGTGTACGAATTCAACCTGCATTCCCAGCAATTCTCCTTATTTTATCAGACAACAGACCGCAGGCCTATCTATCACATCAGCCGAAGCCGGTCGGGACATATTATTATCGGTGGTATCAGCATGGGCGAGGGGCTTGTATTTCTCTCCAATGACGGAACACATACCATACAAACCGAGTTTCCGGTCAAAGGTAAGGGCAACGTCCATTTTTCACACGTGATCTGCGTCTGCGAAGTGGATAACGATGTTTACCTTATCGGAACGAAAAGCGACGGGCTATTCTGCTATGACAAAATCAACCGTACGCTCATTGCTTACGACCGCACAAACGGACTGGCAGCAACATCTATCAGCAGCATTCTGAAAGACCGTTCGGGAAGGATTTGGATTAGCAGCGTCGACGGAGGACTAAGCGAGCTCTCTCTTTCCACCGGGAAATTCACTACCTACAACGAAAATAACGGCCTGTTGAACAACCAGGTGTGCAAAGTGGTGGAAGGAAATGACAATACATTGTGGCTCACTACCTTGAATGGGATTTCTAACCTTGATCTCCGTACGCGGAACATCATCAATTACGGACAGGAAAGCGGCATACAGGTACAGGAATTCTCACCTTGCGCAGGTATCCGCCTTTCGGACAACCGGATATTCTTTGCAGGCAACAATGGTTTTACGCTCTTCAATCCAAGTGATATAATCACTAACCCTAATATTCCCCCCATCATTCTGGATAAACTGTACATCAACAACACTTTGATACAACCGAACGATAAGGCGGGTATTCTCAAAGAAAGTATTTCCACCCAGAAAAAGATTGTACTGAAATATAATCAGACGAATATAATGATTGAATATTGTGCGCTGAATTATATCTTTAACAATAAAAACCAATATGCTTATAAGCTGGATGGATTCGATTCCGATTGGAATGAAGTAGGAAGCCGCCGTACTGCCTATTACACCAACATTCCGGCAGGCACTTATCATTTCGTGGTGAAAGGCTCCAATAATGACGGTATCTGGAATGAACAAGGAACAGCTCTGGAGATTATCGTCCTGCCGCCATTATGGAAAACTTGGTGGGCTTATTTGTTTTACAGCACTATTGCCATCGCCTTGATTGCCTTTATCATCCGCTACTTTACCGAGAAAAGACGTTTACAGAATAATATCCGATTGAAACAAATGGAAGCGGAAGTACACGAGGAATATTACCAGGAACGTAATCGTCTTTTCACCAACTTTTCTCATGAGCTTCGCACACCGCTGACATTGATTATCGCTCCTCTGGAAGAATTTGTCAAACGTACGGATCTGGCTGAAGATATCCATTATAAGATTCAGTTGATGCTACGCAATGCCCAACGCCTGTTGCGCATTGTCAATAATCTGATGGACTTGCAGAAGAATGAAAGCGGAACAATGAAACTGCAAGTTTCGGAGAATGACATCGTTAAGTTCACCCATGAAGCAGTAGCTTCCTTCCAGGATCTGGCATTATATCGGAACATCCATCTGAAATTCAAGCATTCCGTTGACCGGCAACCGCTGTGGTTCGACTGGAATATGTTGGAGAAAGTGTATTTCAACTTCCTCTCCAACGCTTTCAAGAATGTGCCGGACGGCGGCTCCGTACTGGTAGAGATGGACATAAAACCTCTTTCCGAACTGAGTATTTTTGTACCCGCCAAGTTGAATAGATATAAGAATGATGAAATAAGATATCTCACCGTATCTATTCAAGATAACGGTGTAGGCATCGCTCCCGATGAATTGGAAAAGATTTTCCGTCCTTTCTACCAAGTAGCGCAGAACGAACATTCCAAATCGGGAACAGGCATCGGACTGAGCTTGAGCAAAGCGATCATAGAAATGCATCATGGAATAGTATGGGCGGAAAACGCAATCGGTTCAGGAGCGATTTTCAGGTTTGTTCTACCCATTGATAAGAGCTGTTTTGCTCCCGAAGCAATTGTAGAATCCACTGATAATGCGTCTGTATCATTCAATGTGGAACTTCCTGACACAGCTTTCGAACCAGAGAATTCGGGAAAGAAGCAATCGACTATTCTTGTGGTAGAAGATAATCGCGACCTGAACAATTACATCTGTTCCTGCCTCGCGGATAAATACAATGTAGTGGGTGTCACCAACGGTGAGGACGCCCTTTCCAAAGCCGTCAACCTGCTTCCTAACCTGATCATCACCGACTTGATGATGCCCAAGATGAATGGCATCGAACTTATCCAAAGACTGAAGAAAGATATGAATACCAGTCATATTCCTATTATTATGGTAACTGCCAAAACCGGTACGGATGATATCAAGGAAGGGTATGCCGCAGGAGCTGATGAGTACATCACAAAGCCTTTTGATGCCTCTATTCTGAAAATAAGAGTGGATAATCTTATTCAAAGTCGCGAGAAGTTGAAAGACCTTTACAGCAAGAACTTCTCCCTCGAATCGCTGGGCGTAGATGTAACTTCCGTCGACGAGAAATTCATGCAAAAGTTATATGCCACTCTGCAACAGAACATTTCCAATTCCGATCTGAATCTTGATGCGTTCTGTAAAGAGCTTGGACTGAGTAAATCAAACCTTTATCGCAAAATCAAGCAGATCACCGGTTACTCACCAAATGAGTTCATCCGCAATTTCCGACTGGAAACTGCCGCGAAAATGCTAAAAGAGACCGATATGACGATTACGGAAGTATATTGCGCCGTTGGCTATAATAGCTTGGCGTATTTCTCGAATTGTTTCAAGGCGTTGTACGGAATGTCACCTACTGAGTTCAAGAATAAGCAGGAAGGGAAATAA
- a CDS encoding DUF6705 family protein, whose translation MFKIRLQKGQKIGRSDIYNGLYGGYYLSVKGKIIENYWGELPVYWDSSKEPRPDNLYIWASNHSYTLNEIDPNYVSVWFYDQRKKHFGGKGISGGYIHLLSPTKIHWKLNEALGIWYETEGDESITDAERQPIGFSVPDNVIMMKE comes from the coding sequence ATTTTTAAGATAAGATTACAAAAAGGGCAGAAAATCGGGAGGTCTGACATATATAACGGACTTTATGGCGGCTATTATCTTTCCGTAAAAGGAAAAATAATAGAAAATTATTGGGGTGAACTTCCTGTGTACTGGGATTCTTCGAAAGAACCTCGTCCTGATAATCTGTATATATGGGCTTCTAATCATTCGTATACTTTAAATGAGATTGATCCCAATTATGTAAGTGTCTGGTTTTATGACCAACGTAAAAAACATTTTGGCGGCAAGGGTATTAGTGGCGGGTATATCCATCTATTATCTCCTACAAAGATCCATTGGAAGCTGAATGAGGCACTTGGTATTTGGTATGAGACTGAAGGTGACGAATCTATCACTGATGCTGAGCGTCAACCTATTGGCTTTTCTGTTCCGGATAATGTAATCATGATGAAAGAATAG
- a CDS encoding DUF6705 family protein, translating into MKTIKIILLLLVVTTGSLMGQKSVLPTKNLDAYVGTWVYQNNDTIFKVRLQKGQEVGRSAIYNGLHGGYYLSVKGKIIENYWGELPVYWDFSKEPRPDNLYIWASNHSYTLNEIDPNYVSVWFYDQRKKHFGGKGISGGYIHLLSPTKIHWKLNEALGIWYETEGDESITDAERQPIGFSVPDDVIMMKE; encoded by the coding sequence ATGAAAACAATAAAAATTATTTTATTACTGTTAGTTGTTACGACTGGTAGCCTTATGGGACAAAAAAGCGTACTTCCAACAAAGAATCTGGATGCTTATGTCGGTACTTGGGTTTATCAAAATAACGATACTATTTTTAAGGTAAGATTACAAAAAGGACAAGAAGTCGGTAGGTCTGCAATATACAACGGACTTCATGGTGGCTATTATCTTTCCGTAAAAGGAAAAATAATAGAAAATTATTGGGGTGAACTTCCTGTGTACTGGGATTTTTCGAAAGAACCTCGTCCTGATAATCTGTATATATGGGCTTCTAATCATTCGTATACTTTAAATGAGATTGATCCCAATTATGTAAGTGTCTGGTTTTATGACCAACGTAAAAAACATTTTGGCGGCAAGGGTATTAGTGGCGGGTATATCCATCTATTATCTCCTACAAAGATTCATTGGAAGCTGAATGAGGCACTTGGTATTTGGTATGAGACTGAAGGTGACGAATCTATCACTGATGCTGAGCGTCAGCCTATTGGCTTTTCTGTTCCGGATGATGTAATCATGATGAAAGAATAG